DNA from Deferribacter autotrophicus:
AGTTCTTTAAATAAAGGATATGCTTTTTTGACATCAATATTTTTAGTACACTCTGCTTTTAAAAACAAAGCTTCATAATCCTTAGAAATTGCAAGTGCAGCATTGGCATCGTAGATACACTCTTGATACATTTTATTTGATTTATAAAAATTTCCTCTCAAAATATATGCGTCTTTTTTATACTTTGATTTTGGAAAATTTTTAAAAAAGTAATTAATGAGCTTCATGTAACTTTCTTTATCCTGGTTTTCATAAGCAATTTTTGTAAGCTGCAATATCACAAAATCTTTATTTTTAAATGACAACTTGGATGTAATTTCAAAAATATTATTTATAAAATTTTTTTCATTCTTTTCTTTCTTAATAGAAATCAAACCAAATATAGTATCAAAAAGATATTTCTTCTTATCTAAAAGCTCTTGAAAATGTTTTTCAGCCTCATCATATCTTTTAAGAGAATACAGTGCTTTTGCCTTTATAAGTGTCAGATAATCATCTTCTAACCCACTCTTATTTATAAAGTAAAGAGTATCATTGTAATCTCCAGCTAAAAATAAATATTTTACCCCTTCTTTTATAAATTTTTCATCATTTTTATACTTTTTCATAATATTGATAGCATTTTTAATTTTATCATTTTTAAATGATAAAAGCATTTTTAAATAATCTACTTCCTTGGAAACATTACTTACTTTTTGTAATTCATTGTAAGCTTCATCATAAATTTTCAAATTGTAATAAGCTGCGGCTCTTAAAAAATAAACCCTGTCACTCTTAATCCCTTCAGTAATTCCCAATACTTCCTTAAATTTGCCCTTTTTGAAAAAAACTTCCCCTTTTATCCTTTTACACAGGTTTGACGAACAATCAGCCACAATCAAAAAGGCATCATCCACTCTATCATTTAAAAGTCTGATTTGAGCAACAACAAATCTTGCTACATCAACCTTTGCTTCATCGAACGAGTTATTTATATAATCAATTAACAATTTCTCAGCCATCTCAGGACTGTCATATACCTCTGCAATACCTCTATAAAACAGAGCTTCTTTATACAACTTATCATTAAAAATTATTTTATTTAAATAATATGATGTCTTTTCATATTCTCTATTTTCTAAATAATAAATACCTAGATAGAAATTTTTATAATCATTTAACTTGTTATCATAAAAATCTAAACTTTTTAAAATCTCTACATTTATTTCAGGAAACCATTTTGAAATATAAAAAAGCATTAATGATAATTTGTCTATATCTTTAAAATTAGAAAACAATTTTTTATCAACTACATCATCTAATATTTTCAATTTGGCAAAGAAATAACGTTTTGTGTACTCATCACCAATTTTATTTATTTCATCCTGAATACCAGATAACTCATTTAAAGAAATTTTAGCATCCACCACAAAAGGTAAAACAACATCTGATACATCTTGAATAGATATAATTTTTTCAAAATCGCCCTTAAAATAAAGAGACAGCACATAAAAATCTTTTATAAAAGAATAGGTTAACTGTTTTTCAGAAATAAATTTTAGGATTTCATCATACTTCTTGTTTTGTTTCAAAATAGAAAGGTAAACATATGTAGAATAAGGTGTTTTATAATCAATACTTTGATAAATATTTATCAATTTTTTATTATCAATCCCATACAAAACGTCAAAATAAAAATCAAGAGCCGAATCTCTGAAAATATTTTCGCTATAAATTATCTTATTTAATTTTTCAAATGCTTCACTTTTGAAGTTTGCTTTGAAAAGGGAAACGGCATAAATAAAATCCACTTCATCTTTAATTTCTTCGTCCTTTAACTTTTCATAATACTTTTTGTAGTTCTCAATTACATTGATGTAATCCCCTTTTAAAAAATTTTTTAAAAGATAATTTCTATAAGCTTTCTCTCCCACAAAAATTGCTGACAGTGCTGTACCAAATTTTGATGAATATATATTTCCAGGCTCTTTAGCTTTGAATTCTTTTTTTTCAGGTTCCTCAATTTTTATCTTTGCAGACTGTAAATAGCTATTAAACTGAGATACATCTGAAAAATTAATCTCTATACTGGTAAAAGAAGGTTTAACGTCAAAAGAAGATACTTCTTTCCCTACAAAAGAAAAATTAGGAACCTCAACGGCAGCAAAAGATACAGTCGTAAAAAATAATAAAATAAATAGTAATCTTTTCATTGATTTTGAGTATTTGTCTGCTCAGGTGATGTAGGTGTAGAATTTGAACATCCTTCACAACCAACAAATACTGTCAATGAGATAGCAAATAAAATCAGAAAAATAATAAATTTTATTCTTCCCATTCTTGAACCTCCATTTTCACCTTATTAAAAAAATTATAATTTGTCATATCATATTTTAATGGTGTAACACTTATATAACCATTATTTATCGCCTTATCATCACTTTCATCAACAGATTCAACTTCAATTTTCTCCCCTGTCAACCAGTAATATGTATTACCTCTTGGATCAACCCTTTTTTCAAAAGTATCAAGATATTTTGTCCTACCCTGTACAGTAAATTTCCAGCCTTTAATCTCCTCACGCTTCAGTGGTGGAACATTTATATTGAATAGAAGATTTTCTCCTACATCAAGTTCATGTAAATATTTTGCAAAAAATTTTCCAAACTGCGCCGCCACAGAAAAATCACTATATTCCACAGAAGCAAGACTTATTGCAAAAGATTTAACTCCCATCATGGCACCTTCTGTGGCTGCTGAAATGGTACCTGAATAAATCACATTTGAAGATAAATTTGCCCCATGGTTAATACCTGAAACTACCAGGTCAGGTTTTGTTGTCAAAATATCATCAAATGCAAGCTTAACACAATCTGCTGGTGTCCCTTTTACACCATATCCAAAAAATTTGTTTTTTCTCGTAACTTCATAGATCCTCAAAGGATCAGATATGGTTATAGCATGCCCCACAGCACTCTGCTCTGTGATAGGTGCAACAACTACAACTTCAGCTATTTCAGTAAGCTTCTCATAAAGAGCATAAATTCCTTTTGAATATATACCATCATCATTTGTTAATAAAATCTTCATATTAAACTCCTTAAATCTTTTTACATCATTTTTAAGACACTTTCAACCATCCCTTTTTATATTTTATTTTTATTGAAAATTTCATATTTCTAACTATATTAGCATTTGTTTATAAACACAAAAAGGAGGTTTTAAATGTCTTCATGCAATTCAAACAGCTCATGTAGCAGTTGTTCATCTCAAAACAGTTGCGATGTTTCTGAAAAAGAAAAACATACAAAAGAGCTTTTAAAACAAAGACTTTCAAAAATCAAATGTACATTAATGGTAATGAGTGGCAAAGGTGGTGTGGGTAAATCAACTGTAAGTACAAATCTCGCTGCAATGCTTAATATGCTAGGGCACAAAGTAGGTATCCTTGATGCGGATATACATGGACCAAATATCCCAAAAATGTTAGGAATAAACGAAAAAGGTGTATTATCATCCGCTGAAGGAATCATCCCCTTTGAACCTATTGAAAATCTAAAAACTATGTCTGTAGCATTCCTTTTAAAGAGTGATGATGATGCTGTCATATGGAGAGCACCTTTAAAACACAGCTTAATAGAGCAATTTATCAGTGATGTAAATTGGGGTGAACTGGATTTCTTGATAATTGACTTGCCTCCTGGTACGGGTGATGAACCATTAAGCGTTGCTCATGTCATTGAAAACGTTGATGGTAGTATCATCGTTACTACTCCTCAGGAAGTTGCCCTACTAGATTCAAGAAAATCTGTAACTTTCAGTAGAAAATTAAACATACCAGTTATTGGAATTGTTGAAAACATGAGTGGATTTGTTTGTCCAAATTGTGGTGAAAGAATAGATCTATTTAAAGTAGGTGGTGGTGAAAAAGCAGCAAAAGAGTTAGATGTTGACTTCTTAGGGAGAATCCCTATTGATCCACTCGTTGTAGCACATGGAGATGAAGGAAAACCTTATATTCTCAGCCATCCAACATCTGAAGTATCAAAAGCATATAAAGAAATAGCTGAAAAAGTAATTTCAAAAACAATCAAATAAAACAATCTTATTAGGTAGGGTGCTTGAAAACACCCTACCCTATCTTTCACAAACATTACAAAATCATATAACAAATATCGTTAAATTTATAGCTTACACTGCTATCTTATACTATTTTTGCGTCATATTAAATTATTATCATAGATATTCTCTATCGATTTTTAAGCTAATAAAAATTATAATAAACTTTGTTTAATTTTATCATACTGTCGATATTGATTTGCAATATTAAATCTATCAAAAGCGCTTAACTTATATAATCTAGCTCATAATAGCTTGATTTTAAAATATTTATTGACAATTCTATTTTTCTATAGTAAACACCGACGACAATGGGAGGATGTAATGAGAATAAGAAAAATACTTGCAGCTAACAGAGGCGAAATAGCCATAAGGATATTTAGAGCTGCAACTGAACTTGGGATTAGAACTGTAGCAATCTATTCTGAAGAGGACAAATATTCACTTCACAAATACAAAGCTGATGAAGCATATCTCATTGGCAAAGGTCTTGATCCAGTCTCAGCATATCTGAACGCAGATGAAATTATTGATTTATGTATAAAAAAAAATATTGATGCAATCCATCCTGGATATGGATTCCTTGCCGAATCATACGAATTTGCTGATAAATGCAACAAAGCAGGTATAATTTTTATAGGCCCATCACCAGAGACAATTAAAATTTTTGGAGATAAAAAAATCGCAAAAGATCTTGCAAAAGAATGTGGTGTCCCAGTTATTGAAGGCTCTGATAAAATAAAGTCTCTCAAAGATGCAAAACAAGTTGCAAAAATCATTGGGTACCCTTTAATGATTAAAGCCACTGCAGGAGGCGGTGGAAGAGGTATAAGAATTGTTAGAAGCGAAACAGAGCTTGAAGAAAATTTTTATTCTGCAAAATCTGAGGCTTTAAAATCTTTTGCAAATGATGATATTATTCTTGAAAAATATATCGAAAAACCTAAGCATCTTGAAATCCAGTTACTTGCTGATAAGTTTGGAAATATTGTTCATCTTTTTGAGAGAGATTGTTCCATACAACGAAGGCATCAAAAACTTATAGAAATAGCCCCCTCGTTAAATGTTCCAGAAAAAGTATTAAAACAAATCTATGAAGCAGCCGTAGAAATTGGAAAAAAATCACATCTTATAAGTGCAGCAACAGTAGAATTTCTGTTAGACAATGAAAACAACTTCTACTTTCTTGAGGTAAACCCCAGAATACAGGTAGAGCACACAATTACTGAAATGATTACGGGTATCGATATTGTTCAATCTCAAATATATATAGCTGCGGGCAAAAAGCTTTCTAACAAAGAAATAAACATACAAGATCAGTCATCCATCATAAAACATGGTTACGCTATTCAATGTAGAGTTACTACAGAGGATCCTGAAAACAACTTTTTACCTGATACTGGGGTATTAGAGGCCTACAGATCCGCCTCAGGGTTTGGTATCAGATTAGACGTAGGGAATGCTTACACAAATGCAAAAATCACTCCATATTATGACTCATTGTTAGTAAAGGTTTCTTCTTGGGCTTTATCTTTTGAACAGGCTGCCAAGAAAATGCACAGAGCACTAAGTGAGTTTAGAGTTCGCGGCGTTAAAACAAATATTCAATTTCTTGAGAATGTCATAACACATCCAAAATTCTTAAAAGGTGATTTTGATACTACATTTGTGGACAAAACAAAAGAACTTTTTGTGTTTAAAAAAAGGAAAGATAGGGCTACGAAAGCATTAAAATTTCTGGGCAATAATATTGTAAATAACCCATCAAATGCAAAAATAAGTGAAAATACAGTTCTTCCAGAAATAAAACCACCCGTAGTTAAATATGGAGAAAAAATTCCTGCAGGCACAAGAGATATTCTTCTCAGAAAAGGGGTCAAAGGCATTCTAAATTATATTCAGCAGAGTAGAGAAGCCCTTTTTACCGATACCACATTTCGTGATGCTCATCAGTCCCTTTTAGCTACAAGGCTACGTACCTACGATATGCTTCAAATTGCAGATGCCTATGCTCATCATATGCATCAACTGTTTTCTTTGGAGATGTGGGGAGGAGCTACATTTGATGTAGCGTTCAGGTTTTTAAAAGAATCTCCATGGGAAAGATTACGACTTTTGAGGGAAAAAATACCTAACATACTATTTCAAATGCTGCTCAGAGCATCAAATGCCGTAGGATATACAAACTATCCTGATAACGTTGTCAAAAAATTTATACATCTATCAGCTAAAAATGGTATTGATATTTTCAGAATTTTTGACTGTTTTAACTGGACAGAACAAATTATACCTATAATTGAAGAAGTCAAAAAAAACGAAAAAATTGCAGAAGCTG
Protein-coding regions in this window:
- the surE gene encoding 5'/3'-nucleotidase SurE is translated as MKILLTNDDGIYSKGIYALYEKLTEIAEVVVVAPITEQSAVGHAITISDPLRIYEVTRKNKFFGYGVKGTPADCVKLAFDDILTTKPDLVVSGINHGANLSSNVIYSGTISAATEGAMMGVKSFAISLASVEYSDFSVAAQFGKFFAKYLHELDVGENLLFNINVPPLKREEIKGWKFTVQGRTKYLDTFEKRVDPRGNTYYWLTGEKIEVESVDESDDKAINNGYISVTPLKYDMTNYNFFNKVKMEVQEWEE
- a CDS encoding Mrp/NBP35 family ATP-binding protein gives rise to the protein MSSCNSNSSCSSCSSQNSCDVSEKEKHTKELLKQRLSKIKCTLMVMSGKGGVGKSTVSTNLAAMLNMLGHKVGILDADIHGPNIPKMLGINEKGVLSSAEGIIPFEPIENLKTMSVAFLLKSDDDAVIWRAPLKHSLIEQFISDVNWGELDFLIIDLPPGTGDEPLSVAHVIENVDGSIIVTTPQEVALLDSRKSVTFSRKLNIPVIGIVENMSGFVCPNCGERIDLFKVGGGEKAAKELDVDFLGRIPIDPLVVAHGDEGKPYILSHPTSEVSKAYKEIAEKVISKTIK
- a CDS encoding pyruvate carboxylase; translated protein: MRIRKILAANRGEIAIRIFRAATELGIRTVAIYSEEDKYSLHKYKADEAYLIGKGLDPVSAYLNADEIIDLCIKKNIDAIHPGYGFLAESYEFADKCNKAGIIFIGPSPETIKIFGDKKIAKDLAKECGVPVIEGSDKIKSLKDAKQVAKIIGYPLMIKATAGGGGRGIRIVRSETELEENFYSAKSEALKSFANDDIILEKYIEKPKHLEIQLLADKFGNIVHLFERDCSIQRRHQKLIEIAPSLNVPEKVLKQIYEAAVEIGKKSHLISAATVEFLLDNENNFYFLEVNPRIQVEHTITEMITGIDIVQSQIYIAAGKKLSNKEINIQDQSSIIKHGYAIQCRVTTEDPENNFLPDTGVLEAYRSASGFGIRLDVGNAYTNAKITPYYDSLLVKVSSWALSFEQAAKKMHRALSEFRVRGVKTNIQFLENVITHPKFLKGDFDTTFVDKTKELFVFKKRKDRATKALKFLGNNIVNNPSNAKISENTVLPEIKPPVVKYGEKIPAGTRDILLRKGVKGILNYIQQSREALFTDTTFRDAHQSLLATRLRTYDMLQIADAYAHHMHQLFSLEMWGGATFDVAFRFLKESPWERLRLLREKIPNILFQMLLRASNAVGYTNYPDNVVKKFIHLSAKNGIDIFRIFDCFNWTEQIIPIIEEVKKNEKIAEAAICYTGDILDEKKDKYTLKYYVDLAKELAEAGTDILTIKDMAGLVKPYAAKKLVKAIKEETGLPIHFHTHDTSGNGEATILMAIESGADIVDCAISSMSGLTSQPNLNSIIAALEHTDKKSSIDKKWAQKISDYFERVRRYYFPFESGLKAATAEVYEHEIPGGQYSNLMVQLEAMGLLDRWEEVRKMYKEVNDALGDIIKVTPSSKVVGDLALFLVRNNLTINDLYEKGDTLSFPDSVVSFFKGYLGQPYGGFNEKLQKIVLKDEKPITVRPGELLEPFDFEKTKEELQNKFKKHHFTEEDLISYALYPKVFEEYLKFTEEYGDGSVFDTRSFFYPLNPNDEISVDIEEGKTLIIKYLGISDVDEKGYRRLLFELNGQPRTVTVKDEKITDIIKSNEKGDLTNPKHVCATMPSKIVKIFVKEGDSVKKGDLLVITEAMKIETKINANCDGTVEAILLHEGDKIEAGDLILKLS
- a CDS encoding tetratricopeptide repeat protein codes for the protein MKRLLFILLFFTTVSFAAVEVPNFSFVGKEVSSFDVKPSFTSIEINFSDVSQFNSYLQSAKIKIEEPEKKEFKAKEPGNIYSSKFGTALSAIFVGEKAYRNYLLKNFLKGDYINVIENYKKYYEKLKDEEIKDEVDFIYAVSLFKANFKSEAFEKLNKIIYSENIFRDSALDFYFDVLYGIDNKKLINIYQSIDYKTPYSTYVYLSILKQNKKYDEILKFISEKQLTYSFIKDFYVLSLYFKGDFEKIISIQDVSDVVLPFVVDAKISLNELSGIQDEINKIGDEYTKRYFFAKLKILDDVVDKKLFSNFKDIDKLSLMLFYISKWFPEINVEILKSLDFYDNKLNDYKNFYLGIYYLENREYEKTSYYLNKIIFNDKLYKEALFYRGIAEVYDSPEMAEKLLIDYINNSFDEAKVDVARFVVAQIRLLNDRVDDAFLIVADCSSNLCKRIKGEVFFKKGKFKEVLGITEGIKSDRVYFLRAAAYYNLKIYDEAYNELQKVSNVSKEVDYLKMLLSFKNDKIKNAINIMKKYKNDEKFIKEGVKYLFLAGDYNDTLYFINKSGLEDDYLTLIKAKALYSLKRYDEAEKHFQELLDKKKYLFDTIFGLISIKKEKNEKNFINNIFEITSKLSFKNKDFVILQLTKIAYENQDKESYMKLINYFFKNFPKSKYKKDAYILRGNFYKSNKMYQECIYDANAALAISKDYEALFLKAECTKNIDVKKAYPLFKELVQEKSGYEFLSKKELIFISDNSSEVLNYALYFKDKNMEIYLAGIERYLNFQSNFSDEVYQYVEELLNSGDEKFIPAGLYFKGKYLFEKKEYMYALKHFLKVYYLFKDSDYVKRSLVEAKKCYELLNKKNEAEKIEKILKKLEG